The Eublepharis macularius isolate TG4126 chromosome 3, MPM_Emac_v1.0, whole genome shotgun sequence genome has a window encoding:
- the LOC129326632 gene encoding matrix metalloproteinase-27-like, which produces MPRARKSSDPLVDKIQQMQEFLGLNVTGKADADTLALMQQPRCGVPDIASFVLALPGWSKTKLTYRILNYTPDMKAADVDTAIERAFNVWSSVTPLTFTRIHEGTADIKIAFATGVHGRCPRPFNGPLKAIAHAFPPGNPFRGNVHFNEDDNWIDDSVMEANDAPHLIRFNLFLVAAHEIGHALGLAHSSDPLALMFPYYKPTISLDFPLTQDDIDGIQAIYGPSLTPPKKPAKPTLPKACDPKISFDAVTTLRREVMFLKGRYYWRVYPSLSEVSHELISTFWPSLPSNIQAAYENMNDQVLFFKDNRFWVLSGLQMEPGYPKTIDHLGFPQNIKKIDAAAFDKNTGKTYFFVGNQYWRYDENSRAMDKEYPRKTRADFPGIGQKVDAAFQHNGFFYFFHGSKQWEFDLNDKRVTRVTKSNSWLNC; this is translated from the exons ATGCCACGTGCCAGGAAAAGCAGCGATCCCTTAGTGGACAAAATCCAACAAATGCAAGAATTTTTGGGGCTAAATGTGACTGGAAAAGCAGATGCTGACACATTAGCTCTCATGCAGCAACCAAGATGCGGTGTGCCTGATATTGCTAGCTTCGTTTTGGCTCTTCCTGGATGGAGTAAAACCAAACTTACATACAG GATCTTGAATTACACACCTGACATGAAGGCAGCTGATGTGGACACAGCCATTGAAAGGGCATTTAATGTCTGGAGTTCAGTGACTCCCCTGACATTCACAAGGATTCATGAAGGGACAGCAGACATAAAGATTGCGTTTGCAACTGGAG TACATGGCCGCTGTCCTCGGCCCTTTAATGGGCCCCTGAAAGCTATTGCACATGCTTTCCCACCAGGCAATCCCTTCCGTGGAAACGTCCACTTCAATGAGGATGACAACTGGATTGATGACTCAGTCA TGGAAGCGAATGATGCACCACATctaataa GATTCAACTTGTTCCTTGTCGCTGCACATGAGATTGGCCATGCGCTTGGACTTGCACATTCTAGTGACCCACTAGCACTGATGTTCCCATATTATAAGCCCACTATCTCTCTTGATTTTCCTCTCACCCAAGATGATATTGATGGGATTCAAGCCATCTACG GACCTTCACTTACCCCACCAAAGAAGCCAGCTAAACCAACATTGCCTAAGGCCTGTGACCCAAAGATATCATTTGATGCTGTCACCACACTGAGAAGGGAAGTCATGTTCCTAAAGGGCAG ATACTACTGGAGAGTATATCCTAGTCTTTCTGAAGTTAGTCATGAATTAATTTCCACCTTTTGGCCTTCTCTACCATCTAACATCCAAGCAGCTTATGAAAACATGAATGATCAAGTTCTCTTTTTCAAAG ATAATCGCTTCTGGGTTCTAAGTGGTTTGCAGATGGAGCCTGGCTACCCCAAAACTATTGACCATTTGGGTTTCCCACAGAATATTAAGAAAATTGATGCTGCTGCTTTTGATAAGAATACTGGGAAAACATATTTCTTTGTTGGTAACCAATACTGGAG GTACGATGAAAACAGCCGAGCCATGGACAAGGAGTATCCAAGGAAAACAAGAGCAGATTTTCCTGGAATTGGCCAAAAGGTTGATGCTGCTTTTCAGCATAATG GATTCTTCTATTTTTTCCATGGGTCAAAGCAGTGGGAGTTTGACCTAAATGATAAACGGGTGACTCGTGTAACGAAGAGCAACAGCTGGCTTAATTGTTAG